The following are encoded together in the Corynebacterium jeikeium genome:
- a CDS encoding acyl-CoA dehydrogenase family protein yields MTSSPLDLTSFNSLLSDEERMLQEAMADFANKSLKPNVQEWFDNGTLPAKELGPQFGQLGALGMHLEGYECPGASAVAYGLACMEIEAVDSGLRSFVSVQGSLAMFAIHHWGSEEQKEKYLPKMAAGEYLGCFGLTEPDAGSDPASMKTRATRDGDEWVLNGTKMWITNSPVADVAVVWARTEDGFAGFILEKGMEGFTAPEIHKKLSLRASITGEIVLDNCRVPDSQRLPKIDTLRGPLTCLNEARYGIIWGALGAARDSLETAIDYTETREVFGKSLSSYQLTQAKLANMSVELNKSVLLALQLGRLKDKGELAPHQVSVGKLNSTRVALEIARECRTLLGASGITLEYSPLRHANNLESVLTYEGTAEMHQLIIGQALTGKGAFR; encoded by the coding sequence ATGACTTCCTCCCCGCTTGACCTCACCTCCTTCAACAGCCTGCTCTCCGATGAAGAGCGCATGCTGCAAGAAGCCATGGCGGACTTCGCCAACAAATCCCTCAAGCCCAACGTGCAAGAGTGGTTCGACAACGGCACCCTGCCCGCCAAGGAGCTCGGCCCGCAGTTCGGACAGCTCGGCGCACTGGGCATGCACCTGGAAGGCTACGAGTGCCCCGGCGCCTCTGCCGTCGCCTACGGCCTGGCTTGCATGGAGATCGAGGCCGTGGATTCCGGCCTGCGCTCCTTCGTTTCCGTCCAGGGCTCCCTGGCCATGTTCGCCATCCACCACTGGGGCTCCGAGGAGCAGAAGGAAAAGTACCTGCCGAAGATGGCCGCCGGTGAGTACCTGGGTTGCTTCGGCCTGACGGAGCCCGATGCCGGCTCCGACCCGGCGTCCATGAAGACGCGCGCAACCCGCGACGGCGACGAATGGGTCCTCAACGGCACCAAGATGTGGATCACCAACTCCCCCGTCGCCGACGTGGCCGTCGTGTGGGCTCGCACCGAGGATGGCTTCGCCGGCTTCATTCTGGAGAAGGGCATGGAGGGCTTCACCGCTCCGGAGATCCACAAGAAGCTCTCGCTGCGCGCCTCCATCACCGGCGAGATCGTGCTGGACAACTGCCGCGTGCCGGATTCCCAGCGCCTGCCGAAGATCGACACCCTCCGCGGCCCGCTGACCTGCCTGAACGAGGCCCGCTACGGCATCATCTGGGGTGCTCTGGGCGCCGCCCGCGACAGCCTGGAGACTGCCATCGATTACACCGAGACCCGCGAGGTGTTCGGCAAGTCCCTGTCCAGCTACCAGCTCACCCAGGCGAAGCTGGCCAACATGTCCGTCGAGCTTAACAAGTCCGTCCTGCTTGCGCTGCAGCTCGGCCGCCTGAAGGACAAGGGCGAGCTCGCCCCGCACCAGGTCTCCGTCGGCAAGCTGAACTCCACCCGCGTCGCCCTGGAGATCGCCCGCGAATGCCGCACCCTGCTGGGCGCTTCCGGCATCACCCTGGAGTACTCGCCGCTGCGCCACGCCAACAACCTGGAGTCCGTGCTGACCTACGAGGGCACCGCCGAGATGCACCAGCTGATCATCGGCCAGGCTCTCACCGGCAAGGGCGCATTCCGCTAA
- a CDS encoding TRAP transporter small permease: MTSSNFIRIGHHGTAERSTYGYHTEDHPGFDKIQNAVSAVCAWIAGAAILGLALVTLAEIVAREFFGAPLGWNISVTERYLLPITAFFGLVTTYRTGTHIAVESLFSKFAPKVQKAILLLIHLAVVISMIFVFIGGWNETYMAFSLGHATLPGMADLATPDWTYRVIVPIAAALCAFVAALDFVRELITPWDRPYTDYDPGEEEV; this comes from the coding sequence ATGACCAGCAGCAACTTCATCCGCATCGGCCACCACGGCACCGCCGAACGCAGCACATACGGCTACCACACCGAGGACCACCCGGGCTTCGACAAGATCCAGAACGCGGTCTCCGCAGTGTGCGCCTGGATCGCCGGCGCGGCCATCCTCGGGCTGGCGCTAGTCACGTTGGCGGAGATCGTAGCGCGCGAGTTCTTCGGCGCTCCCCTGGGCTGGAATATTTCCGTCACCGAACGCTACCTCCTGCCGATCACCGCGTTTTTCGGGCTGGTCACCACGTATCGCACGGGCACGCACATCGCAGTGGAGTCGCTGTTCAGCAAGTTCGCGCCCAAGGTGCAGAAGGCCATCCTGCTGCTCATCCACCTGGCCGTCGTGATCTCCATGATCTTCGTCTTCATCGGCGGGTGGAACGAAACCTACATGGCGTTTTCCCTGGGCCACGCCACCCTGCCCGGCATGGCTGACCTGGCCACTCCCGACTGGACCTACCGCGTGATCGTGCCCATCGCCGCCGCCCTGTGCGCCTTCGTCGCCGCGCTGGACTTTGTGCGCGAATTGATCACCCCGTGGGATCGCCCCTACACCGACTACGACCCCGGCGAGGAAGAGGTTTAA
- a CDS encoding TRAP transporter large permease has translation MLALTIVVLLVALIILRVPVSFAIFGTATVGLIALGGVELAIATMETSPFAAVRSNSLSAVPLFILMAQLMLMSGLLDSVFDAAKALVGRIPGGTAIASVGAGTAFAAVSGSSTAAAATLAQTSSTRMIEEGYHKGTATGLVAVVGTLAAMIPPSIILVFYAITAEAPVGDVLIAGFFPGVVVALGLVMVMYIGFLKDRSRAPQGEPVPLSEKGLQLLKASPLLLIFLAVVGSIFTGIATPTEAAALGVLAALILVIAKGRWDTKKFGETVLETVKTTGMIFAIIMSAHVLGHFLTETRVTPKLVSAIGESSLHPLVIMALIGAVYLILGFFMDQIAIIALTVPVTLPIVEALGYDPVWFGIFIVLLAETGMVTPPMGLNVFVVSKAVRISPMIVFKGAFPYVVIMLVIALAFLLWPQLVLWVPELAA, from the coding sequence ATGCTTGCGCTTACTATCGTTGTGCTGCTGGTCGCGCTGATTATCCTGCGCGTCCCCGTCAGCTTCGCCATCTTCGGCACGGCCACGGTCGGCCTGATCGCTCTTGGCGGAGTCGAGCTGGCCATCGCCACCATGGAGACCTCACCGTTCGCTGCAGTGCGTTCCAACTCTTTGTCCGCCGTGCCGCTGTTTATCCTGATGGCGCAGCTGATGCTGATGTCGGGTCTTTTGGATTCTGTTTTTGACGCCGCCAAGGCGCTCGTCGGCCGCATCCCCGGAGGCACCGCCATCGCCTCCGTCGGCGCGGGCACCGCGTTCGCGGCCGTCTCGGGTTCGTCCACCGCCGCCGCGGCCACGCTGGCGCAGACGTCCTCCACCCGCATGATCGAGGAGGGCTACCACAAAGGCACCGCCACCGGCCTGGTTGCAGTTGTCGGCACGCTGGCGGCAATGATCCCGCCGTCGATCATCCTGGTCTTCTACGCGATCACCGCGGAGGCTCCCGTGGGCGACGTTCTAATCGCTGGTTTCTTTCCAGGCGTGGTGGTGGCGCTGGGCCTGGTGATGGTGATGTACATCGGCTTCCTGAAGGACCGCTCCCGCGCCCCGCAGGGCGAGCCGGTTCCCCTCTCAGAGAAGGGGCTGCAGCTGCTGAAGGCTTCCCCACTGCTGCTGATCTTCCTGGCGGTAGTCGGGTCCATCTTCACCGGCATCGCCACGCCCACAGAGGCTGCCGCCCTGGGCGTGCTGGCCGCGCTGATCCTGGTGATCGCGAAGGGCCGCTGGGATACCAAGAAGTTCGGCGAAACTGTGCTGGAGACGGTGAAGACCACCGGCATGATCTTCGCCATCATCATGTCCGCGCACGTGCTGGGCCACTTCCTCACCGAAACGCGCGTCACCCCGAAGCTGGTCAGCGCCATCGGCGAGTCCTCTCTGCACCCGCTGGTAATCATGGCTCTGATCGGCGCGGTGTACCTGATCCTGGGGTTCTTCATGGACCAGATCGCCATCATCGCCCTGACCGTGCCGGTAACTCTGCCCATCGTCGAAGCCCTGGGTTACGATCCCGTCTGGTTTGGCATCTTCATCGTCCTACTGGCAGAGACCGGCATGGTCACCCCGCCCATGGGCCTGAACGTGTTCGTGGTCTCCAAGGCCGTGCGCATCAGCCCCATGATTGTGTTCAAGGGAGCATTCCCCTATGTCGTGATCATGTTGGTCATCGCCCTGGCCTTCCTACTGTGGCCCCAGCTGGTGTTGTGGGTGCCGGAGTTGGCCGCTTAG
- a CDS encoding CaiB/BaiF CoA transferase family protein: MGPLEGIVVADFSRVLAGPYATMMLADMGAQVIKIERPGVGDDTRSWAPPVNAQGMSTYFAGVNRNKKSVEIDLSTDEGREQARRIAAEADILVENFRPGTMQRMGLDYETLRQHNEGLIYASLSGFGSGKGADIGGYDLMVQAVGGLMSINGEEGHPVKVGVALVDVLTGLHMGMGILAALHSRTSSGKGQHIEINLLHTLLSSLANQASAFVGAGVIGKAMGNTHPSISPYQVFKTQEGDLAIAAGNDSLYHRTCRVLGLEEFIDDARFATNSDRVVHRAELAEIIEGALAQAGAQEWFQKLRAAGVPAGPVNNIKQAFEFAESLGLDPIVEVEGMRSVRNPINFSDTPIEYHTAPQQLGNPAFQ, translated from the coding sequence ATGGGCCCCCTCGAAGGCATCGTCGTGGCCGATTTCTCCCGCGTCCTCGCCGGCCCCTACGCAACCATGATGCTGGCGGACATGGGCGCGCAGGTCATCAAGATCGAACGCCCGGGCGTCGGCGACGACACTCGCTCGTGGGCACCGCCCGTCAACGCGCAGGGCATGTCCACCTACTTCGCCGGCGTGAACCGCAACAAGAAGTCCGTGGAGATCGACCTCTCCACCGACGAGGGCCGCGAGCAGGCCCGCCGCATCGCCGCGGAGGCCGACATCCTGGTGGAGAACTTTCGCCCCGGAACGATGCAGCGCATGGGGCTGGACTACGAAACGCTCCGCCAGCACAACGAGGGCCTAATCTACGCCTCCCTCTCCGGCTTCGGTTCCGGCAAGGGTGCGGACATCGGCGGCTACGACCTGATGGTGCAGGCCGTCGGCGGCCTCATGTCCATCAACGGCGAGGAGGGCCACCCCGTCAAAGTCGGCGTGGCGCTGGTGGATGTCCTCACCGGCCTGCACATGGGCATGGGCATCCTCGCCGCCCTGCACTCCCGTACCTCCTCCGGCAAGGGGCAGCACATCGAGATCAACCTGCTGCACACCCTGCTGTCTTCCCTGGCCAACCAGGCCAGCGCGTTCGTCGGCGCGGGCGTTATCGGCAAGGCAATGGGCAACACCCACCCCTCCATCTCCCCCTACCAGGTCTTTAAGACCCAGGAGGGCGACCTCGCCATCGCCGCAGGCAACGACTCGCTGTATCACCGGACCTGTCGGGTGCTGGGGCTCGAGGAGTTTATTGATGACGCCCGCTTCGCCACCAACAGCGACCGTGTCGTTCACCGTGCCGAGTTGGCCGAGATTATCGAGGGTGCGTTGGCACAGGCTGGCGCCCAGGAGTGGTTCCAGAAGCTGCGCGCCGCCGGGGTTCCCGCCGGCCCGGTGAACAACATCAAGCAGGCCTTCGAGTTCGCAGAATCCTTGGGCCTGGATCCAATCGTCGAGGTCGAGGGCATGCGCAGCGTCCGCAACCCGATCAACTTCTCCGATACCCCGATCGAGTACCACACTGCCCCGCAACAGCTCGGCAATCCTGCTTTCCAATAG
- the dctP gene encoding TRAP transporter substrate-binding protein DctP gives MLRLHKNRPTCRVASAIAAVAVTAALPGALTACSSSSAEPYAPGSIAELKMADSYSLTHPVGKGGTKPFLDRLEEDPSVDIEYYASGQMGKQADIPSVVRSGVVDMAVISPSYVSSSFPLSSVGDLPGFSSDACVTAYALRDLVKPGGVLYEEELEPMKFMPLWTGSIPGYEAMTAGQDPSHPNNFQGAVLRSTGGALDRVINEIGAAGVSMPIGDMYEAMSRGTVEGTLASPISITPYGLEDVVHASTYGAQQGNFTFFYGINLDTWNRLNDQQKKTLTDAADKSQQSVCEELNAAREKSVQKMKDAGVHFYDVTDGETAKEWENISQPVLNKWIEVAESKGHPAQRVVDDFEDALKRHADRAGAGVTDPKARAEAKEQQS, from the coding sequence ATGCTCCGACTCCACAAAAACCGCCCCACCTGCCGGGTCGCCTCCGCCATCGCGGCAGTCGCCGTGACGGCCGCTCTGCCCGGCGCGCTCACCGCCTGCTCCAGCTCCTCCGCGGAACCTTACGCCCCTGGCAGTATCGCAGAACTAAAGATGGCGGATAGCTACTCGCTTACCCACCCCGTCGGCAAGGGCGGCACCAAACCATTCCTCGACCGGCTCGAAGAAGACCCCTCCGTGGATATCGAGTACTACGCCTCCGGGCAGATGGGCAAGCAGGCCGACATCCCCTCCGTCGTGCGCAGCGGCGTAGTCGACATGGCGGTCATCTCCCCCTCCTACGTCAGCTCCAGCTTCCCGCTCAGCAGCGTGGGCGACCTTCCGGGGTTCAGCTCCGATGCATGCGTGACCGCCTATGCACTGCGTGACCTGGTGAAGCCAGGGGGCGTCCTCTATGAAGAAGAGCTCGAGCCCATGAAGTTCATGCCGCTCTGGACCGGCTCCATCCCCGGCTACGAGGCCATGACGGCCGGCCAGGATCCGTCGCACCCGAACAACTTCCAGGGTGCGGTGCTCCGCTCCACCGGCGGCGCCCTGGACCGCGTGATCAACGAGATCGGCGCCGCCGGCGTGAGCATGCCCATCGGCGACATGTACGAGGCAATGTCTCGCGGCACCGTCGAAGGCACGCTCGCCAGCCCGATCTCCATCACCCCCTACGGGCTGGAGGACGTGGTCCACGCAAGCACCTACGGCGCTCAACAGGGCAACTTCACCTTCTTCTACGGCATCAACCTGGATACCTGGAACCGGCTGAACGACCAGCAGAAGAAGACGCTCACCGACGCTGCAGACAAGTCCCAGCAGTCCGTCTGCGAAGAGCTCAACGCAGCGCGCGAAAAGTCCGTGCAGAAGATGAAGGATGCCGGCGTGCACTTCTACGACGTCACCGACGGCGAAACGGCCAAGGAGTGGGAGAACATATCTCAGCCCGTCCTAAACAAGTGGATCGAAGTCGCCGAATCCAAGGGGCACCCCGCCCAGCGGGTCGTCGACGACTTCGAGGACGCGCTGAAGCGCCATGCAGATCGCGCGGGTGCGGGCGTCACCGACCCGAAGGCCCGAGCGGAAGCAAAGGAGCAGCAATCATGA
- a CDS encoding NYN domain-containing protein, which produces MLKSAPLKKLCRGTISVDDLRLEDFYLDIIQKGVDMRIGLDIATMAERGIVTQIIMISGDSDFVPAAKHARRAGIDFIIDPLWARISDSLNEHVDGVRECVRRPPLNEEDPLHTECREKRQPQDSEDLEL; this is translated from the coding sequence ATGTTGAAGTCCGCGCCTTTGAAGAAGTTATGCCGTGGCACGATCAGCGTCGATGATCTACGGCTTGAGGATTTCTATCTGGATATCATCCAAAAAGGCGTGGATATGAGGATCGGTCTCGATATAGCCACCATGGCAGAACGGGGCATTGTCACACAGATAATAATGATTTCAGGAGACAGTGATTTTGTGCCTGCGGCGAAGCATGCCCGACGTGCTGGCATTGATTTTATTATCGATCCACTATGGGCACGTATTTCGGATAGCTTAAATGAACACGTCGACGGAGTCCGAGAATGTGTAAGACGTCCGCCTTTAAATGAAGAGGATCCACTACACACCGAGTGTCGTGAGAAGCGGCAACCACAGGATTCCGAAGACTTGGAGTTGTGA
- a CDS encoding IS256-like element IS3506 family transposase, producing MTAAPYSIDPTTYLDDLLAQASPDLMRQMLQGFINQILSAQADTVCGAEYGVVSTERVNHRNGYRHRDLDTRVGTIDVAVPKLRHGAFFPDWLLERRSRAERALSTVIATCYLKGVSTRRMNDLVATLGISSMSKSQVSRMSEELDDMVADFKNRPLDPGGYAFLSCDALTIKVREGGRVVKCSVLLATGVNADGYREMLGMHVATAESNASWKGFFQDLKARGLTGVFLITSDAHEGIQHAISEVLPNASWQRCRTHFAKNLYEKVPKTQWPMVSAMFQTIFQQPDATSTWAQAREVVDLLEPKFPHVAAYLEESLDEVLAFTAVPKPVWTKVWSNNPTERLNREIRRRTDVVGIFPNRESIIRLVGAVLAEQHDDWIQQKRYMSLTALEHTKHLMHHPGEHRDDHHQLTA from the coding sequence ATGACCGCTGCACCGTATTCTATCGACCCGACAACCTATCTGGATGATTTGCTGGCCCAAGCGTCTCCGGATTTGATGCGCCAGATGCTGCAAGGGTTTATCAACCAGATCCTCTCCGCCCAGGCTGACACCGTCTGCGGCGCCGAATACGGGGTTGTATCCACCGAGCGGGTCAACCACCGCAACGGGTATCGCCACCGCGACCTTGACACCCGTGTCGGCACGATCGACGTGGCGGTGCCGAAACTGCGCCACGGCGCGTTCTTCCCAGACTGGCTGTTAGAGCGCCGCTCACGAGCAGAACGAGCCTTATCGACTGTGATCGCCACGTGCTACCTTAAGGGGGTTTCCACCCGCAGGATGAATGATCTGGTGGCTACACTTGGGATTTCCAGCATGTCGAAATCGCAAGTCTCACGCATGTCAGAAGAACTCGACGACATGGTCGCAGACTTCAAAAACCGCCCACTAGACCCCGGCGGGTACGCCTTTTTATCGTGCGATGCGCTCACGATCAAAGTCCGTGAAGGCGGCCGGGTGGTCAAATGCTCAGTGCTGCTTGCCACCGGAGTCAACGCCGACGGGTATCGCGAAATGCTCGGCATGCACGTCGCCACCGCGGAATCCAACGCGTCGTGGAAAGGCTTCTTCCAGGACTTAAAAGCCCGCGGACTTACTGGGGTATTCCTTATCACCAGTGATGCCCACGAAGGCATCCAGCACGCCATTTCCGAAGTGCTGCCCAATGCGTCGTGGCAGCGGTGCCGCACCCATTTCGCGAAGAACCTCTACGAAAAGGTCCCGAAAACACAATGGCCGATGGTCTCTGCGATGTTCCAGACAATCTTCCAGCAACCTGACGCCACATCCACTTGGGCTCAAGCCCGCGAAGTTGTCGACCTACTGGAGCCGAAATTCCCTCACGTCGCGGCGTATTTGGAGGAATCACTCGATGAAGTACTGGCGTTTACCGCAGTGCCGAAACCAGTCTGGACGAAGGTGTGGTCAAACAACCCCACAGAACGGTTAAACCGAGAGATCCGCCGGCGCACCGACGTCGTCGGCATTTTCCCAAACCGTGAATCCATCATCCGGCTTGTCGGTGCGGTCCTAGCCGAGCAACACGACGATTGGATCCAACAAAAACGCTACATGTCACTGACCGCACTCGAACACACCAAGCACCTCATGCACCACCCAGGAGAACATCGTGACGACCACCACCAGCTAACCGCCTAA
- a CDS encoding IclR family transcriptional regulator, which produces MPDAPHPESAPRFPFPVDQQPGRSHHRTVDRIANILEFVARNPQPRGLTDISKAIGAPVSSTQSLVNGLVAAGYLEERDKAFRLGLAPYLLSTLAGSRPVDQVTHEMLEDVVEETGYIAVLASLVGDNVYYLDYALSDPEFEYLAQNRLQRPPLETSAGWAILSGLGHEQVWGILAASESSQETINKFQRWYPDMRATGECVAPGVALNGADGVAVRVESQGVAVASVSVIASTEQIARDADRIIEVLRRHSARWNR; this is translated from the coding sequence ATGCCCGACGCGCCCCACCCAGAGTCCGCGCCGCGGTTCCCCTTTCCCGTCGACCAGCAGCCCGGTAGATCCCACCACCGCACCGTCGACCGGATCGCGAACATCCTGGAGTTCGTGGCCCGCAACCCGCAACCGCGCGGACTCACGGACATTTCCAAGGCCATCGGCGCCCCGGTAAGTTCCACCCAATCCCTGGTGAATGGCCTGGTCGCGGCCGGATACCTGGAGGAACGGGATAAAGCCTTCCGCCTGGGGCTGGCCCCGTACCTGCTGAGCACCCTCGCCGGTAGCCGCCCCGTGGATCAGGTCACCCACGAGATGCTGGAAGACGTGGTGGAAGAGACAGGCTATATCGCCGTGTTGGCGTCATTGGTAGGCGACAATGTCTACTACCTCGACTACGCGCTGTCGGACCCCGAGTTCGAGTACCTGGCGCAGAACCGTCTGCAGCGCCCGCCGCTCGAGACGTCGGCGGGATGGGCGATCCTCTCCGGTCTGGGGCACGAGCAAGTGTGGGGGATTCTGGCGGCGTCTGAGAGCTCGCAGGAGACCATCAATAAGTTCCAGCGTTGGTACCCAGACATGCGCGCGACCGGCGAATGCGTGGCCCCCGGCGTGGCTTTGAACGGCGCGGATGGTGTGGCCGTGCGCGTCGAGAGCCAGGGAGTGGCGGTGGCCTCGGTGTCCGTCATTGCCTCGACCGAGCAGATCGCGCGCGACGCGGATCGGATTATTGAGGTCTTAAGACGCCACAGCGCCCGCTGGAACCGTTAG